One Arachis hypogaea cultivar Tifrunner chromosome 18, arahy.Tifrunner.gnm2.J5K5, whole genome shotgun sequence genomic window, AGAAAGTGGTTATGAACTTTCCATGTCTCTTTTCTCTTCACTGGCCATTGTGGACAAAGATGCAGATTCTTCAAAGGGTAACTAAAATTCAGAGTTCATGAGAGAGCCCACTTGAAAAAGTGAAGATCAGAACAAGTTTTAAGAACTTTTGTCCAATTCATCAAGATGTGAAGAGAATTTATAGATGCAGAAAGTGAGGGACAATGTTATCAACTATAAGAAGTAATCCACAGAGAATTACTGTGagttttcttcctcttttcttgtttgagattTTGCTTCAGTTAAGAAGAAACTAAAGGCGAAAAAAAATGCTACTTTGCACATTTCATGTAGCAATCTTTCAAAATGTTCtcaattcttatttttctgtCAAATTTTTTGAGACCATAATACCAAACTTTGTTTCCAGGATCTTCAAATTTCAGCATCATTTTATGTATCAACAAAATGAGGAAGTTCCTGGTTATAGCCTTATCTACAACAATATGCTTCATCGCTTTCGTGATATCCAAGATCTTGATCTCTGTTCTTCTCTacaaaagatggaaaagaaagcacataatttatgaaaatggttagaaaaaaaatgtgttttttcCCCTACTTTGTTAATTAGAGAGAAAACAAGACTTTCTAACATACATTGATTGGATAATACAGAAGGAAAGATGGTAATCTTTAGATCTTCATTGCTGCAATCTCTTAAATCCGATGCAGTCTTACAGAAGACACGAAAACTGACCAATAAAGACATCATTGGATCTGGTGGCTATGGAGTGGTTTATGAACTAAGACTAAATGAATCTGTAGCCTTCGCCGTGAAGAGGCTGAACCGGGGATCAGAAGAGAGGGACAATGGTTTTGAGCGAGAGTTGGAGGCGATGGCGGACATAAAGCATCGGAATATTGTAACTCTTCATGGATATTACATTGCACCACACTACAATCTTCTTATATATGAGCTAATGCCAAATGGAAGTTTGGATTCCATTTTGCATGGTAAGTGTATGAATAGTTATATTTCTAACACACTCCTTCAAACAAAAGCTTCTTCTGgatttgtttgaatttttgtataagtcttcttttctatttttctttgccttatactatttttgttttctcttttgggAGATAACAAGGATCAAACTCTACACTTTTTGGTCATAGAAGTTCTGATATTATGTCATagaactaatttttcaaaaatttaacctGATAGAAGGAAGCACATGAATGATTATATCTGAGTAAACATTTGTTAGTTTTTCATATTAGATCTTATAAGTCATAAGGGTAGCAAGTGTTGTAGCCTCATGCACTAGGGTGCCTTTTGTAGCTTTTTCTATTGACCAAGTGAAAATTTTAAGATTTGGATGATGTAATGAACATATTTTCTTATACAAAACAATCAAAATATGTGATCCAATGATAGAAATGGAATGCTCTTTAGTTACATCCAAGGTTTTGTAGAATTTTTAGCTAGTCAATTGATTACTGAATTTTGTTTTTCTAATTAATTACAAAGTTGAATACAATGGCAGGGAGATCAAAGGAGAAGAAGCATTTGGATTGGCCAACAAGATATAGAGTAGCTGTAGGTGCTGCTAGAGGAATATCATATCTTCACCATGATTGCATCCCTCACATTATCCATAGAGATATCAAATCAAGCAACATATTGCTGGATCAAAACATGGGGGCGCGAGTTTCTGACTTCGGATTAGCCACGTTGATGGAGCCGAATAAGACTCATGTTTCGACAATGGTGGCAGGAACCTTTGGATACTTGGCACCTGGTACAGACATAAATGTGCTAAGCACAATTTTAGCTTCCACAACACTTTAGTTCTAATTGCGAAATATTTTTATGCAGAATATTTCGATACTGGAAGAGCAACTGTTAAAGGTGATGTTTACAGCTTTGGAGTGGTGTTACTAGAGCTCTTAACTGGGAAGAAACCCAGTGATGAAGCATTTGTAGAAGAAGGAACCAAGCTTGTCACATGGGTAAGAACTGATTATTGCTGTTTTCCTTTTGTGATTATGTTAATAGACAAATTTGAAATCACTGAGCTGTTTATATTCACTTTGAACTCTAGGATTGTGAAATTTCCATTCATAAGGAAAACATAGTTTGAACACTAGAACAAAACATAGCATTCTACTTGCATTTAAACATTAGAAATCAAATAGagattaaaatcatgaaaactactATAGCTTGGGGGGCGCATTAAATCAATTCATGTTTAGTTTGAGAGTTGGATTGGCTTAAACACATCATTTGTTTAATACAGTATTGGAATAAGAACTTACCTAATAAAGAATCTTTTTGTTAATATTGGGTATCAGGTGAAAGCTGTTGTtcaggagaagaaagaagaattagTTCTTGACAGTAGCTTAGGGTCCTGTCCAATGCAAGAGGTAAACAAGGTGTTCAACattgcaatgaagtgtcttgAACCAGACCCCTTGAATAGACCAAACATGGCTGAGGTTGTCAACTTGCTTGAACAAGCAGTATCATGCAAACATGTTACTACAACATTGCCATGTACACTTAATGACATGTCATCCTAATGTTTTGGTCAAAACCCATCCCAAGATTAATGTTTGTTCGAAGAATTTTGGAATGTATGCTGCAGATATGAATCTTGGGATTGTAATTCTTTTCCATTGGCGGGAGGGGGCTTCTGAGACAGGATTTGATGCCCTTGCCTATTAGTAATTCAGCATCAACAGGATTTTATTTTGTAACTACAGAGAGATGTTGATGTGCAATGTAACAATGTTATTTGGAAAACCAAAAGTTGTCCAACAATTTTCTTCTAAAACAGTTATATTATGGTTTTCACTAATTCTCTCAGGTTTTTTATAGTTGTACAAATAACATTCTTTTTATGCATTAACCAAGTGAAGCATATATTTGAACTGATATACTAACAAAGTGTGTCCTTCTGGAGAAGTAGTACCTCTATGGCTCTAACATAGCCATCTAAGCATGCAAATTGAAAAAAGTTTATATCAAtggacaaatcaaaatatgtagaTTCAGTAGagggaaggaaaaaaaaaacgagTACTTGAAACCAAGAACTTCCAACTCGCCGCACACCTTTACAGCATGCTTACATATACACTAGAACAAAATAGGTAGAAACTACTGAATATATTCAAAGACTGAACCATTTCTAGAAACCATACTCTACTTTAGTACTTTCGATAAGCCTTCGGCCACTGAAGCTTTCAAGGAGGGAGAGACAGAATTATCACCAAGAAATACATCAAACAAAGCAGAAGCTACATTTGTTGATTCCATTGTAGCATCCACTGCAGATGGAAGACCCTGTGAGGAGACAGAAACCTGAAAATTGAATCACAAGGAACTTAGTTGGAATAGTATCATGCAAGTGAAATATTGAAGCTATAGGGTACATGCTGCAAAAGATCAAAAATAGTGTAGTCGAATATCCACTGGAGATATAAACGGAAAACAAACTTACAAGCAATTTGGAGGGGTTTGGCCAAGTCAAAAATATGGAAGTTCCTTTCCTAAGAGAAAGATTAAGGAAGAAATCGCGGAACGCAGACAAAGCAGATTCATCTGCAGTTGTAGGTTCTACAATTCTTGGTGATATTGCGTCACTTAAGGCGTCCCAAAAAGTTTTACCATCAACATCTCTGACCAGAATGATTTGCAATGATTTCTCAAGGGATGCTGCAACCATAAAAATACATGTATTTATCAACTTTATCTCTTTCTGTGTAACTCTAGCATTGTAAAAATAAATGTAGAAATCAACTTGTAGATTCATTACTTTGGAAAATGGTCTTGAACAAAGAAGAATCTCCTTGAATTATATCTTTTGATTGCCCTTTCCAAACATTCAACTCACTTATGATAGATTGATTCAGATATAGGCCTGCGGCATAGACCTTGACTCCAATGATTGCAAAAACTTTCTCTCTGAATCCTgaaattgttgttattattaatcAAAACTCATAGCATTTCTTGGAACCTACTAAGTTCTACTGTTGCCAATTCTCAGTGACcaaaaagagaagacaaaaattTCAACAAATATACAATAAAACCATAATGATAAAAAGAATATATACAAAAATCTAAGTTCATAATTTTATTAGGTTTAATTTCCCCCATCCAATTAGTGACAAATTTGATGATTATATACAACTTTAACAAATGGCCAACAAAGAAAAATAGTTTGCTAACATCTTTTCAGAGTGACATTAAAGTTTTAACCAAAAATCTCTTAAAAGAGTTTGAATCTATGCACAAAGTTATCATCAATaacatgaatttttcgaaaaggCAGTAATGATCACAATCAAAAGTTAATGTCTATGAAatgaaaaaagataaaagtaTGTTCATGATGACATCAACCGAATTATTTCCTTATTTACAAGAATAACACTTCCTTTAATGTGTTATAATTGTTCAATACAAATTATAGTCTTTTTGATCCTTTCTTCACTTGTTCAGAGCATTTATATCATCCTCATTTTCTAAAGCCATGTGAATATGTGATACAACGACAAACTAACCAGTTCCAAGCAAAATTAATGAATCCGAGCAACCCGGAACCATCAAAGATGTCTGAAATTTCACATTTGTTGCTGGTTCCTCCACGTATTCAGCATTCGTAGCTGCAGTTATCAATTTACCAACCAATCATgtcaattttcaatttcagttaACAAGACACAGAAAGAGACAGTaccaaatatatttataattatggtACTATATCATATTCAGTCCAATTGTTAAAATACTTCATAGCCACCTCTCTGCCACAAAACTTTCTTTTTCAAGAACATAAAGGCCATTTTAACAGTCTAAATAGTTAAAACATGCTGCAGCGAAGTTTCCTAAAATGACAAATATTTCAAAGTTCATACTCATCTTACTGAAAAAGCTGCAGTTGGTTTGGCAGAATCACCATAACAGCGACATGTTCTTTATTATAGAAAGCAAGTTAGAATTCTATCCCTTGTGATTGGATCACACAAGATGGCACATGAATTAAAACATGTTTTAATATTAGAATGTTAAGTGTTCAGAAAAAGCAAATCTAACAGCTTTCTCCCTCTTTCAAATCTCTCCCTTTTGTTTAGTGCTGCGAAATTGGGACAACTCAACCAACTTTAGGCAACTCTTTACCACACACTATTGACACTTCGGTTTTGTCATCTTTATAAATCTCAGCAACTAACCCAAACAAAGAATTAAAAAAACTTGCCCCAGAATCTCCTACTTTTCTCAGTTTCccctttccctttttttctttattggtCATGTTCTTAAAGTTGAATATTTGCTGCACATGTTCTTAGAAGCAAGTGAAAAAGATTATTGTGCATCTCAAAaatcaatttctctttaaccaaGTTAGCCAACAAgcaacaacaaattaaatgcaaaatgTATTTTCCTctaaagaccaaaaaaaaaaaaaaatttcccagTCTGTTTCGAAATAACTATCAAACTTGAATAAAATGGTATATTAGACAATTAATATATCTCAAGTTCTCAACAGAGGTCTGATATATTATCATTTTGTCCGATTTGACGTTGTTTTAAAACAGTGTATTACTCATTAGTCTAACATTAAAGTTTACGATTCCACGTTTATGCATTGTTAATTTCCCAAGAAAGTGAACTCTAAAAAGAAAAATCCCAAGAAAGTGGCAAGTGCATTCCAAGAAGCAACTAAAGGAATAAACTAAGGCAAAAAAAGTTAGAACTAAAAAGGAGGGGTTactgataaattaaataaataaataaaaagttgaaGATAAATGCAGTGACCACAGAATCTAACCAGCAGATGAAGCAGTTTCTGCAAAGAACAGAGTGTTGGGTCTTCTAAAGCTCCTGTAGAAAGTAAAATGCAAGGGGGAAGCTGAAAAGAGAGTGACACAGTGGCCATGATTCAATGGAAGAATTGAGTTTGAGGTTGTTGTGAGAACATGATTAGATCTTGGAAGGAAATTGATGGAGGGTGAAAAACATGGTGTTACGGTAATGGAAGTAGCTATAGTTCCAAGCATGTTAGTGTTGTTGTTAAGGTAATAGGAATAAGAGTGTGAGGAAAGGTTAGTTAGTTAGTAATAAAATATAGAAAGTAGAAAGAATGTTTTGAGATTATTACAGCAACCAGGAACTGACACTACTTCTATCTATTACTTTGGTTGTTCCGTCGGTTTTTCGATACGGATAATCCAACTGTCGTGTTGTTGAAAGTAATTTACTAACTTTTAATTTTCAGTTTGAtagttagaatttaaaatttgatacaaatttcaCAAGGATATGAATTTACGTCTTTTTGCTTGTTCTGCGAAAACATATTCGAAAATAGAAAATACACGTAAGTCtttctataaatattaaataaatgacATGTTGTGCATCCCTTTAGTGGCTAACTTTTTTAAAAGGAAATAAAGGGAATCTATTTTTTATAGCTAATTTTAAACaagttttttcttaaaataatttttatttattcacttTTTTCTTTATCCGCacttaataaaatttgaattttaattttatacaaatattaTTCATCCCCTCGTTATTTTCAACAAAACCATCTCCAACTTTggatattctatttttatttttgaaatttttttaacgtGATTTTAAATACTCT contains:
- the LOC112772275 gene encoding receptor-like serine/threonine-protein kinase At1g78530, producing MRKFLVIALSTTICFIAFVISKILISVLLYKRWKRKHIIYENEGKMVIFRSSLLQSLKSDAVLQKTRKLTNKDIIGSGGYGVVYELRLNESVAFAVKRLNRGSEERDNGFERELEAMADIKHRNIVTLHGYYIAPHYNLLIYELMPNGSLDSILHGRSKEKKHLDWPTRYRVAVGAARGISYLHHDCIPHIIHRDIKSSNILLDQNMGARVSDFGLATLMEPNKTHVSTMVAGTFGYLAPEYFDTGRATVKGDVYSFGVVLLELLTGKKPSDEAFVEEGTKLVTWVKAVVQEKKEELVLDSSLGSCPMQEVNKVFNIAMKCLEPDPLNRPNMAEVVNLLEQAVSCKHVTTTLPCTLNDMSS
- the LOC112772276 gene encoding fatty-acid-binding protein 3, chloroplastic; the protein is MLGTIATSITVTPCFSPSINFLPRSNHVLTTTSNSILPLNHGHCVTLFSASPLHFTFYRSFRRPNTLFFAETASSAATNAEYVEEPATNVKFQTSLMVPGCSDSLILLGTGFREKVFAIIGVKVYAAGLYLNQSIISELNVWKGQSKDIIQGDSSLFKTIFQTSLEKSLQIILVRDVDGKTFWDALSDAISPRIVEPTTADESALSAFRDFFLNLSLRKGTSIFLTWPNPSKLLVSVSSQGLPSAVDATMESTNVASALFDVFLGDNSVSPSLKASVAEGLSKVLK